One window of Mucilaginibacter inviolabilis genomic DNA carries:
- a CDS encoding RagB/SusD family nutrient uptake outer membrane protein — translation MKKSVIYILVTAASLCLPSCKKFLNVQPIDKLTGNNFYRSKDDVVANIYDMSRTFFGKINETHFIGATGEYRSGEVLSEAQADNGPARAFVEVLGRNDLLGLINGNPPWNFYNFYLITDWTGYYQVIQSANILISKLETGVPGVSETEKKQFEAEAAFIRSLAYFFMVRLYGDVPYYTDAFHSTALPRENMVSVLNKCVADLKKYKDGIPWNYTDPALKGVRATKGSIIALIMNMNMWNAGFDKPNANKYYQETADLGQELVKSNAYRLLPLSEWATVIKGRSDESLFEFYRSINYGDQNTNVAPIGDMFLHYPYKRPEYTHRVSFAYYRGEYMQKLYSGTADKRVSIWFNSDIYADNGKFMMLKFAQNAFATGEEDANPDNTFMIFRYAGEILLCAEALAELGQDDAAIAMLNKVRDRAEATRYTGGGGQDLKDFIFLERSRELMGEGHHYFDLVRTRRIMNSEWSYNVLTLDKFNRGAWTWPLNSNALANNPFMSLNMYWVNGGN, via the coding sequence ATGAAAAAAAGTGTGATATACATTTTAGTAACGGCAGCAAGCTTGTGTTTACCTTCCTGTAAGAAGTTTTTAAATGTCCAGCCCATTGACAAATTAACAGGAAACAACTTTTACCGCTCAAAAGACGACGTTGTAGCCAATATTTATGATATGTCGAGAACCTTCTTCGGCAAAATTAATGAAACGCATTTTATAGGTGCTACCGGTGAATATCGCTCCGGTGAGGTGTTGTCTGAGGCTCAGGCTGATAATGGCCCTGCTCGCGCATTTGTGGAGGTACTTGGCCGGAATGATTTGCTGGGTCTTATAAACGGCAATCCCCCATGGAATTTCTATAATTTTTATTTAATCACCGATTGGACAGGTTATTACCAGGTAATACAGAGTGCCAATATCCTTATCTCGAAGCTGGAAACAGGTGTGCCTGGTGTAAGCGAAACCGAGAAAAAGCAATTTGAAGCTGAAGCGGCTTTTATACGCTCGCTTGCTTATTTCTTCATGGTTAGGCTTTATGGTGATGTGCCTTATTATACCGATGCATTTCATTCAACCGCATTACCGCGCGAAAACATGGTGTCCGTTTTAAATAAATGTGTCGCCGACCTTAAAAAATACAAAGATGGTATACCTTGGAACTATACCGACCCTGCATTAAAAGGTGTGCGGGCAACCAAGGGCAGTATTATAGCGCTCATCATGAATATGAATATGTGGAACGCTGGCTTTGACAAACCAAATGCAAACAAATACTATCAGGAAACAGCCGATCTGGGGCAGGAACTTGTGAAGAGCAATGCCTACAGATTATTACCGCTAAGTGAGTGGGCAACGGTTATTAAAGGACGATCGGACGAAAGCCTTTTTGAGTTTTATCGCAGCATTAATTATGGCGATCAGAATACCAATGTAGCACCCATAGGGGATATGTTTTTGCATTACCCTTATAAAAGACCCGAGTACACGCATAGAGTGAGTTTTGCATATTACCGGGGCGAATACATGCAGAAGCTGTATTCGGGCACTGCAGATAAGCGTGTTTCCATATGGTTTAACTCAGACATATATGCTGATAATGGAAAATTCATGATGCTCAAATTTGCCCAAAATGCCTTTGCAACCGGCGAAGAGGACGCTAATCCTGATAACACCTTTATGATATTCAGATATGCTGGTGAAATATTGCTGTGTGCGGAAGCTTTGGCTGAATTGGGACAGGATGATGCTGCGATTGCTATGCTTAACAAAGTTAGAGATAGAGCCGAAGCTACACGTTATACTGGTGGTGGTGGGCAGGATCTTAAAGATTTTATCTTCCTGGAAAGATCGCGCGAACTGATGGGCGAGGGGCATCATTATTTCGATCTGGTTCGTACCCGTAGAATCATGAACAGCGAGTGGTCATATAATGTATTAACGCTAGACAAATTTAATCGCGGTGCCTGGACATGGCCGCTCAATAGTAATGCACTTGCTAATAACCCTTTTATGTCATTGAACATGTACTGGGTAAACGGAGGCAATTAA
- a CDS encoding DUF5008 domain-containing protein, producing MSKINYIITIILAVFTLEACKKDKTEFSDPYGDGKPPLGVTLSRDATPTPATGSVGTEVTFKATGLIPFKDKIKFMFNGEPGQVTEVTESTIKVKVPPFGSTGITSIAIDDQLVIGPIFKVTGLINIDPSFRATAGANNYVNQVYPLADGRNLILGWFTNYDNKGIITPLNRLVRTSADGEFDRTFRTGKAANGGLSRVIELGGKYIIAGGFSGYNQRTENISNITSLNIDGSIDTIGIKTYRRPSQTDTTKYFPKFNGGTNDFIGKIYKHQNKILATGNFRYYVRRVYTEHNHDFTRDTVILDSTEIRQVIRFNLDGSLDKTYRFDMGANKGRPSANGPIDSYMHTDADQLEKLVLFGSFTTFDQKAAGRLIRLGADGKIDASFKTGVGTDNSISSLTYNAVTKKYLITGIFRTYDGKSAISMALLNTDGSLDQTFNAKSFEGGYPGFARQLDDGLIVVSGSFKKYDNVTRNGFMVLNAKGELAANYNSTGPFSGTLNDIIQTKSADGKRGLLLIGGFDRFDNVQVSNIIRVTIE from the coding sequence ATGAGCAAAATTAACTACATCATAACGATTATCCTTGCTGTATTTACCCTGGAGGCATGTAAAAAGGATAAAACAGAGTTTTCGGATCCATATGGAGACGGAAAACCACCCTTGGGAGTTACGCTAAGCAGAGATGCTACGCCTACACCTGCAACGGGTTCGGTGGGTACAGAGGTAACTTTTAAGGCTACCGGGCTTATACCCTTTAAGGATAAAATAAAGTTTATGTTCAACGGCGAACCCGGTCAGGTTACTGAAGTCACGGAATCAACCATTAAAGTAAAAGTGCCTCCGTTTGGCAGCACAGGCATTACTTCTATTGCTATAGATGACCAGTTAGTGATTGGCCCAATATTTAAGGTGACCGGATTAATCAATATTGATCCTTCATTCAGGGCCACGGCAGGGGCAAATAATTATGTAAATCAGGTATATCCGTTAGCCGATGGTCGAAATCTGATACTTGGTTGGTTTACCAATTATGATAATAAAGGGATTATTACCCCACTTAACAGACTTGTAAGAACATCGGCCGATGGCGAGTTTGACCGTACATTCAGAACCGGTAAAGCAGCAAACGGAGGTTTATCCAGAGTTATTGAACTCGGTGGGAAATATATTATTGCCGGTGGGTTTAGCGGTTACAATCAACGTACAGAAAATATCAGCAATATTACCAGTTTAAATATTGATGGCAGCATTGATACGATAGGTATAAAGACCTACAGAAGACCATCGCAAACGGATACAACTAAGTACTTCCCCAAATTCAACGGAGGAACCAATGATTTTATAGGCAAGATATATAAGCACCAGAATAAGATACTGGCAACAGGTAACTTCAGATATTATGTACGCCGGGTTTATACCGAGCATAATCATGATTTTACCCGCGATACAGTAATATTGGATAGTACAGAAATACGGCAGGTGATTCGTTTTAATCTTGACGGGTCACTGGATAAAACTTATCGTTTTGACATGGGCGCTAACAAAGGTCGGCCCTCGGCAAATGGGCCAATTGATTCTTATATGCATACCGATGCAGACCAATTGGAAAAACTGGTGCTGTTTGGAAGTTTTACCACATTTGATCAGAAAGCCGCTGGTCGTCTGATACGGTTAGGTGCCGATGGTAAAATTGACGCATCGTTTAAAACCGGTGTAGGTACTGATAATAGTATCTCATCTTTAACATACAATGCCGTAACCAAAAAATATCTTATAACGGGGATATTCAGGACATATGACGGCAAATCGGCTATTAGCATGGCTTTGCTCAATACGGATGGTTCGCTTGACCAAACCTTTAACGCCAAATCATTTGAAGGAGGATATCCGGGCTTTGCCCGTCAACTCGATGATGGGCTGATTGTAGTTAGCGGCAGTTTCAAAAAATATGATAACGTTACGCGTAATGGCTTTATGGTATTAAACGCCAAAGGTGAATTGGCAGCGAATTATAATTCCACAGGGCCATTCTCGGGTACTTTGAATGATATCATACAAACCAAGTCGGCTGACGGAAAAAGAGGATTGTTGCTAATTGGAGGGTTTGATCGCTTTGACAACGTACAGGTTAGTAATATCATACGCGTAACCATTGAATAA